From the Verrucomicrobiia bacterium genome, the window GAGCGTCGCAACAAAAGCATCGCCCTTGTCCTGAAGGTCCGTGTCCGGCTGGAAGGAAGAAGACTTGGCCATCTGGTTCCAGCGCTGGTTGAACTGGTTGAAAAACTGCTGCATGTTCTGCTGGACGGATTGCATGTCCGCGAAGGGATCCTCCATGCCGTTGCCGGTCTGGATGTTCGCCTGATTCGCGTTGGCGGGAGGCTCTTTCTGAGCGGATTCGGCAAAAGCCGCCGGACCCCAAAGCAGGAATGACGCGGCCCCGATCGCGGCGGCGCGGAAGAAAAAATGAAGGCTCGATTTCTTTTTCATGGCGATCTCCTTAATAAGCGTTGAAAGAGCTTCGACAAATGGTTCCAGGGGGCTGAGGGGAGGCTTCTATTATATCGATTCCGGGGCTTTTTCAAAGCGCCGCGGAGAATCTTTTAACCGGAGCGCTCGTCCCTCGATTCTTTTCCAGCGTCAGAAGCCCGCGCTTGCGTTCCGGATTCCACCGGTATCCGCCCACGCCGCCGGCCTTGGGC encodes:
- a CDS encoding Hsp20/alpha crystallin family protein gives rise to the protein MKKKSSLHFFFRAAAIGAASFLLWGPAAFAESAQKEPPANANQANIQTGNGMEDPFADMQSVQQNMQQFFNQFNQRWNQMAKSSSFQPDTDLQDKGDAFVATLDLPGMQKDQIKIDVTEDTLTVSGERQSDNQEKNKQGYYSMERTFGSFRRSMSLPEKVVPDNVTAKYDNGVLEIKLPKLTPQKEQQKTKSVPVQ